A genomic segment from Desulfurella amilsii encodes:
- the acs gene encoding acetate--CoA ligase encodes MHEQTSKGDNFLIHASGDFLQNANLNAKLYEEYLQWAKKDWEGFWDYFGKKEITWFEPFKKVFDDSSIPFYKFFVDGKLNISYNCIDRHLSTWRKNRAAIIWESEIGESKTITYRELYYQVNKFANVLKTLGVRKGDRVVLYMPMITELPIAMLACARVGAIHSVVFGGFSPAALRERILDANANVIITADGGRRGGRAIPLKDSVDEAIKDLKNIKYVVVVKHIGRDIFMKTLRDFWWSDLMSDPDYAKNYCEPEVMDSEDPFFLLYTSGSTGKPKGVLHTTAGYLIWRILTAKWVFDLKDEDTFWSTADLGWISGHSYTLYGPLSVGSTTLIYEGIPTYPDPGQWWRLIEKYSVNVLYTAPTALRALMKYGEEYPKKYNLSSLRLLTTGGERLNSAAWLWYYKNVGQERCPIIDAYGQTETAGHMLSSLPVAPQKPGSVGIPVPGAFPEIVDDEGNIINEPYKTGNLVFTKPWPSMVRTLWQNDELYKKTYWSAFDGKYYLTGDIAYKDEEGYYWMEGRIDDVVNVSAHRIGCAEIENALTGYPAITEAAVVGVPDDITGEAIFAYVVLKEGVDLTHHDELVRDIRDHVGRQIGPIAKPSEIVFVDQMPKTRSGKIVRRLLKALATDKPITQDTSTLEDISVIEKLKKALKERND; translated from the coding sequence ATGCATGAGCAAACTTCGAAAGGCGACAATTTTTTAATCCACGCATCTGGAGATTTTCTTCAAAACGCAAATTTAAACGCTAAGCTTTATGAAGAGTACCTTCAGTGGGCAAAAAAAGATTGGGAAGGATTTTGGGATTATTTTGGCAAAAAAGAAATTACATGGTTTGAACCTTTCAAAAAGGTTTTTGATGACTCTAGCATCCCATTTTACAAATTTTTTGTAGATGGTAAACTAAACATTAGCTATAACTGCATTGATAGACACTTATCTACATGGAGAAAAAACCGAGCCGCAATAATTTGGGAAAGCGAAATTGGCGAAAGCAAAACAATAACTTATAGAGAACTCTATTATCAAGTAAATAAATTTGCAAATGTACTAAAAACTCTAGGTGTAAGAAAAGGTGATAGAGTAGTACTCTACATGCCAATGATAACAGAGCTTCCCATTGCAATGCTTGCATGCGCTAGGGTTGGAGCTATACACAGTGTAGTATTTGGTGGATTTTCACCAGCGGCACTGAGAGAGCGCATCTTAGATGCAAATGCAAATGTAATTATAACAGCAGATGGTGGAAGAAGAGGTGGTAGAGCTATACCTTTGAAAGATAGCGTAGATGAAGCCATTAAAGATTTAAAAAACATAAAATATGTTGTCGTTGTAAAACATATCGGAAGAGATATTTTTATGAAAACATTGAGAGATTTCTGGTGGAGCGACCTTATGAGCGATCCTGATTATGCAAAAAATTATTGTGAACCAGAGGTTATGGATTCAGAAGATCCATTCTTTTTACTATACACATCTGGCTCCACGGGAAAACCAAAAGGTGTTTTACATACAACCGCAGGTTACCTCATATGGCGTATATTAACTGCCAAATGGGTATTTGATTTAAAAGACGAAGACACATTTTGGAGTACAGCTGATTTAGGTTGGATTTCTGGGCACTCATACACACTCTATGGTCCACTATCGGTTGGCTCAACAACACTTATTTATGAAGGCATACCCACATACCCAGATCCAGGCCAATGGTGGCGCTTAATTGAAAAATACAGTGTAAATGTTTTATACACAGCGCCAACGGCACTCAGGGCACTTATGAAATACGGCGAAGAATACCCAAAAAAATACAACTTGTCGTCCTTAAGATTGCTAACCACTGGTGGCGAAAGACTTAATTCTGCTGCGTGGCTGTGGTATTACAAAAATGTGGGCCAAGAAAGATGCCCTATTATTGATGCGTATGGCCAAACAGAAACAGCTGGCCATATGCTTTCATCGCTACCAGTAGCACCACAAAAACCGGGCTCTGTTGGCATTCCTGTGCCTGGTGCTTTCCCTGAAATCGTTGATGATGAAGGGAACATTATAAATGAACCATACAAAACAGGAAATTTAGTGTTTACAAAACCCTGGCCCTCAATGGTTCGAACACTCTGGCAAAACGACGAATTGTATAAAAAAACTTACTGGAGTGCTTTTGATGGTAAATACTACTTAACTGGCGATATCGCTTACAAAGATGAAGAAGGATATTACTGGATGGAAGGTAGAATTGATGATGTCGTTAATGTTTCTGCTCATAGAATAGGCTGTGCTGAAATTGAAAATGCGCTAACGGGCTATCCTGCTATTACTGAAGCCGCTGTTGTGGGCGTACCAGATGATATTACAGGTGAGGCTATTTTTGCCTATGTTGTTCTCAAAGAAGGTGTCGATTTAACTCATCACGATGAGCTTGTGCGCGATATAAGAGACCACGTAGGCAGACAAATTGGCCCAATAGCAAAGCCATCTGAAATTGTTTTTGTTGACCAAATGCCAAAAACAAGGTCTGGAAAGATTGTTAGAAGACTATTAAAGGCGCTCGCAACAGACAAACCTATCACACAAGATACTTCAACACTTGAAGACATAAGTGTCATCGAAAAACTCAAAAAAGCCCTCAAAGAGCGAAATGACTAA
- the pstS gene encoding phosphate ABC transporter substrate-binding protein PstS: MLKSQKWLKLFVIAVFLVGSVVFNAKLSQADGSINGAGSTFAYPVYTKWAFEYEKVTGAEVNYQGVGSGAGIQQVSQGIVAFGGSDMCLSKKELDKKNLLQFPSLVGGIVLVVNIPGIKDNQLKLSDAVIPKIFMGQIKYWDDPQIRKDNPGLRLPHIPITIVHRADGSGTNWNVTYWLSQINKEWDEKIHYGLSVNWPTGVGGKGNMGVSNYVKQIKGSIGYVEYAFWLQSHLTSVVLQNKEGKWVVPTVAAFKEAAAKANWQASNGFCEALVNQSGPKTWPIVSGTFVLIPKQSNPQHKQAVKFFKWAFEHGNKAAESLGYIPLPQSTKGLIFKYLNENGF, from the coding sequence ATGTTAAAGTCACAAAAGTGGTTAAAGCTTTTTGTGATTGCTGTCTTTTTGGTAGGCAGTGTTGTTTTTAATGCAAAACTGTCTCAAGCAGACGGGTCGATCAACGGCGCAGGTTCAACTTTTGCTTACCCAGTTTACACTAAGTGGGCTTTTGAGTATGAGAAAGTTACGGGCGCGGAAGTAAACTATCAGGGTGTTGGCTCTGGTGCAGGTATACAGCAAGTTAGTCAAGGGATTGTTGCATTTGGTGGCTCAGATATGTGTTTATCTAAAAAAGAGCTTGATAAAAAAAATTTGCTTCAGTTTCCCTCTCTTGTTGGAGGTATAGTATTGGTGGTAAATATTCCAGGTATTAAGGATAACCAGCTCAAATTATCTGATGCTGTTATCCCTAAAATATTTATGGGACAAATTAAGTATTGGGATGATCCCCAAATTAGAAAGGATAATCCTGGTTTAAGATTACCACATATACCTATTACAATAGTTCACAGGGCAGACGGCTCTGGCACAAACTGGAATGTTACATACTGGCTAAGCCAGATTAACAAAGAATGGGATGAGAAAATCCACTACGGTTTATCTGTAAACTGGCCAACAGGTGTGGGTGGTAAAGGCAATATGGGTGTATCAAACTATGTAAAACAGATCAAGGGCTCAATTGGATATGTAGAGTATGCATTTTGGCTGCAAAGTCATCTAACAAGTGTAGTATTGCAAAACAAAGAAGGCAAGTGGGTTGTACCTACTGTTGCAGCATTTAAAGAAGCTGCTGCAAAAGCAAACTGGCAAGCAAGCAATGGTTTTTGTGAAGCTTTGGTAAACCAAAGTGGTCCAAAGACTTGGCCAATCGTATCTGGTACTTTTGTGCTAATACCAAAACAGTCTAACCCTCAACACAAGCAAGCGGTTAAGTTCTTTAAATGGGCATTTGAACATGGCAATAAAGCAGCTGAGAGTCTAGGCTACATTCCATTGCCTCAATCAACGAAAGGCTTGATATTCAAATATTTAAATGAAAACGGTTTCTAA
- the secF gene encoding protein translocase subunit SecF, whose product MLHIFKPGLKVDFVSKFKWGIYLSIFLIAVGLISLIIKNGFKVGIEFKGGTAIILQVKNNIGTGEVRSLLEKSNYFKHMSIENYGNTSGQYLVEIPLSNINNDILNAEIAKSFAQYGSNAYQILKVNVIGPKIGNDFTKKAVIAVLLSFLGILIYISIRFRYNFAVASVASLVHDVLITLGFLSLFNYELTLDVIAALLTIVGYSVNDTVIIFDRIREKLKNDPKLSKIDAINIGISETLSRTIITSSTVILVTLILFLFGGSVLRGMSFALLIGFITGTYSSIFIASPVLFLFKGPLLPEAKKQDVAPEELFKRSYKIE is encoded by the coding sequence ATGCTGCATATTTTTAAACCAGGCTTAAAAGTAGATTTTGTATCAAAATTTAAGTGGGGGATTTACTTATCTATTTTTTTGATTGCAGTGGGTTTAATTTCTTTAATTATAAAAAATGGATTTAAAGTAGGTATAGAATTTAAAGGTGGAACGGCAATTATATTGCAGGTAAAAAACAATATTGGAACAGGCGAAGTTAGATCCTTGTTGGAAAAATCTAATTATTTTAAACATATGTCAATAGAAAATTATGGTAATACAAGTGGTCAATACTTGGTAGAGATACCCCTAAGTAATATAAATAATGATATTTTAAATGCAGAAATTGCCAAGTCTTTTGCACAATATGGTTCAAATGCATATCAAATATTAAAAGTCAATGTTATAGGTCCAAAAATTGGGAATGATTTTACTAAGAAAGCCGTTATTGCAGTTTTACTTTCTTTTTTAGGTATATTAATTTATATATCAATTAGATTTAGGTATAATTTTGCTGTTGCTTCTGTAGCCTCATTGGTTCATGATGTATTAATAACATTGGGGTTTTTATCGTTGTTTAATTATGAACTGACATTGGATGTAATAGCTGCGTTGCTTACCATTGTAGGCTATTCAGTAAATGATACTGTTATTATCTTTGATAGGATTAGGGAAAAGTTAAAAAACGATCCGAAGCTTAGTAAAATTGATGCTATAAATATAGGTATTAGTGAAACGTTAAGTAGGACCATAATAACATCTAGCACTGTAATTTTGGTAACATTAATTTTGTTCTTGTTTGGTGGCAGTGTATTAAGGGGTATGTCTTTTGCTTTGCTGATAGGATTTATTACAGGTACCTACTCGTCTATTTTTATTGCCTCGCCAGTGCTGTTTTTATTCAAAGGACCATTGTTGCCAGAGGCTAAAAAGCAAGATGTTGCGCCAGAAGAGTTGTTTAAGCGTTCATATAAGATTGAGTGA
- the secD gene encoding protein translocase subunit SecD has translation MKQSDWFKLFLVVVVFITFGAYAVDAFLPQQTLENLPSFMPKKVINLGLDLKGGTHLTLEVETDKALAGILQQAADNLKKQFDNAKIAYNSVEVNPKKTSINVTLMDPNDTNRALDLIQSNFGNFETKATPSGITMALKPKIASNMQKEAVSQAVGVIRNRIDQFGVAEPTVVTSGTRDIVVELPGISDPERAIKLIGQTAVLELHLVDDSVNIENALNGQLPSDDELLYQIVKNPTTGEITKVPIVVKKAAVVAGSMIKKANVSFSSTTNQPVVSFDLNSQGSAAFAQFTSTHIGKRLAIVLDNTVYSAPVIREPILNGSGEISGDFTVRQAHDLSIVLRSGSLPAPVKVLEKTVIGPTLGKDSIRSATLAIIIGSIAVFLFMVVYYKLFGLLADVALMFNLLIIIGTLAMLGATLTLPGIAGMALTVGMSVDTNVLIFERVREELFHGRTPKDAVELGYDRSLITIIDTHITTLITAFILYQFGSETIRGFAITLAIGLIANMFTAITFTKVIYDALFSNKSLKKLSI, from the coding sequence ATGAAACAATCAGATTGGTTTAAACTTTTTTTAGTTGTTGTCGTTTTTATAACATTTGGTGCATATGCTGTAGATGCATTTTTACCTCAGCAAACGCTTGAAAATCTCCCTAGCTTTATGCCTAAAAAAGTTATAAACCTTGGTCTTGACCTAAAAGGTGGCACGCATTTAACTTTAGAAGTTGAAACAGACAAAGCACTCGCAGGGATCTTACAGCAAGCTGCAGACAACCTAAAAAAACAGTTTGATAATGCAAAAATCGCATATAACTCCGTAGAAGTAAATCCAAAGAAAACATCTATAAATGTAACCCTTATGGATCCAAACGATACAAATAGGGCATTGGATTTAATCCAGAGCAACTTTGGCAATTTTGAAACAAAGGCCACTCCTTCAGGTATAACAATGGCACTTAAGCCAAAAATTGCTTCAAATATGCAAAAAGAAGCTGTAAGCCAGGCAGTGGGTGTTATTAGAAACCGTATAGACCAGTTTGGTGTTGCAGAACCCACAGTAGTAACGAGTGGCACAAGGGATATTGTAGTTGAGCTGCCGGGCATTTCTGATCCAGAGCGTGCAATTAAATTAATTGGCCAAACGGCTGTATTAGAGCTTCATTTAGTTGACGATTCCGTAAATATTGAAAACGCGCTTAATGGCCAACTACCGTCAGACGATGAATTGCTTTATCAGATTGTTAAAAATCCCACAACAGGCGAGATTACGAAAGTACCTATTGTGGTTAAAAAGGCAGCTGTGGTAGCAGGAAGCATGATAAAAAAAGCTAATGTGAGCTTTAGTAGTACTACAAATCAGCCTGTTGTATCGTTTGATCTTAACTCGCAGGGCTCTGCAGCTTTCGCACAGTTTACTTCAACGCATATTGGTAAAAGATTGGCAATAGTGTTGGATAACACAGTTTATTCTGCTCCTGTTATTAGAGAGCCTATTTTAAATGGCAGTGGGGAAATAAGCGGTGATTTTACAGTAAGGCAGGCACATGATTTATCCATTGTGCTAAGAAGTGGCTCTTTGCCTGCTCCAGTTAAAGTACTAGAAAAAACCGTTATTGGTCCAACTTTAGGTAAAGACTCAATAAGAAGCGCAACACTTGCTATAATTATTGGCAGTATCGCAGTATTTTTATTTATGGTAGTTTACTATAAATTATTTGGTCTATTAGCCGATGTTGCTTTGATGTTTAACCTGCTTATAATTATAGGAACACTTGCAATGCTTGGTGCTACACTTACACTGCCTGGTATTGCTGGTATGGCGCTTACTGTGGGCATGAGCGTTGATACAAACGTACTTATTTTTGAAAGGGTAAGAGAAGAGTTGTTTCACGGGCGTACACCTAAAGATGCGGTTGAGCTAGGTTACGATAGGTCACTGATTACAATCATAGATACACATATAACTACGCTTATTACAGCGTTTATTTTGTACCAGTTTGGGAGTGAAACCATAAGAGGCTTTGCTATTACGCTTGCGATAGGCTTAATTGCTAATATGTTTACAGCAATTACATTTACAAAAGTTATATACGATGCGTTATTTTCCAATAAATCATTAAAGAAGTTGAGTATTTAG
- the yajC gene encoding preprotein translocase subunit YajC, with protein sequence MHFISLAYAAAQPGPANSILSTVIPFAIIIVVFYLFLILPQQKQRKKHKEFIESLQKGDTVITSSGIYGKIKNIGEKELTIEIAENVNIKILKDNIISKA encoded by the coding sequence ATGCATTTTATTTCATTAGCTTATGCTGCAGCACAACCAGGGCCAGCTAACTCAATTTTATCGACTGTTATACCATTTGCTATAATTATTGTGGTTTTTTATTTATTTCTTATATTACCTCAACAAAAACAAAGGAAAAAGCACAAAGAATTTATAGAAAGTTTGCAAAAAGGGGACACTGTTATCACTTCAAGTGGAATTTATGGTAAGATAAAAAATATAGGCGAAAAAGAATTAACCATTGAAATAGCAGAAAATGTTAATATAAAAATTTTAAAAGACAATATTATCTCAAAAGCTTAA
- a CDS encoding DUF2905 domain-containing protein yields the protein MQSIGKILIFAGVMLVLFGLLLSFSSKLPFGRLPGDIIIKKGNFTFYFPLATSILLSIILTVIMYFLNKR from the coding sequence ATGCAGTCTATCGGAAAAATTTTGATCTTTGCGGGAGTAATGTTAGTTTTATTTGGGCTGCTTTTATCATTTTCATCAAAATTACCTTTTGGGAGATTACCGGGTGATATAATTATAAAGAAAGGTAATTTTACTTTTTATTTTCCGCTTGCAACAAGTATACTTTTGAGTATAATACTGACTGTGATTATGTATTTTTTAAACAAACGTTAG
- the ispF gene encoding 2-C-methyl-D-erythritol 2,4-cyclodiphosphate synthase, producing the protein MLKVGIGYDLHRLQKNRKLVIGGVEIDSDIGAYSHSDGDCLLHALVDAILGAAGLGDIGEHFPDTDDAYKNAKSILFVTKTLDLIKKNGFKIVNVDATVLLERPKLASYKLKIKKNMANLLEIDERFVNIKAKTNEKVDEIGKGLAIAAYVVVLLEG; encoded by the coding sequence ATGTTGAAAGTTGGCATAGGCTATGACTTGCATAGATTGCAAAAAAATCGTAAATTGGTTATTGGTGGTGTTGAAATAGACAGTGACATTGGGGCATATTCTCACTCAGATGGTGACTGCCTTTTACATGCGCTGGTAGACGCCATCCTTGGAGCGGCTGGTCTTGGCGATATTGGTGAGCATTTTCCAGATACAGATGATGCGTATAAAAATGCCAAAAGTATCTTATTTGTAACAAAAACGCTTGATTTAATTAAAAAAAATGGTTTTAAAATTGTTAATGTGGATGCAACAGTATTGCTTGAGAGGCCAAAATTAGCTTCATATAAACTAAAAATCAAAAAAAATATGGCGAATTTGCTTGAAATAGATGAGCGATTTGTTAATATCAAGGCAAAAACCAATGAAAAGGTTGATGAGATTGGTAAGGGCTTAGCTATTGCTGCATATGTGGTAGTTTTGTTGGAGGGCTAG
- a CDS encoding GNAT family N-acetyltransferase: MKKQILKDGTLCSIRKVKVTEKEKIRELFLQTSPESRYYRFFGAINHLDDKLLDSMVKNDAYNVSLVCIVKDNIVGIANYYSANYDLQSAEVSFLVKDEFQGRGIGTLLLEELAKHAWLRGIKELEAIVLADNCNMIGVFKNSGFELVHERLDLSTTHLKLPLAKFNKVMSLHLLREKLATQASLLSAFNPKKIVYVGNECALWYNIYQSRKDAILFTQSSDILEKIRNEKPDLLVINVIDCKNLLYLLELDSIKVLIITTKLNEPIKSEVVSLIKKQGIRLIGPNSTGLFYNTLDNKINISPIALPKEGRLAIATHSNLLGISLVGYFGYIGLGVGCFVSVGDKIDVSGNDLLYFWQDDNNIDIIVLYLDSFGDPITFSLLARKISKQKPIFAVKSGRTLLSLGASRHEGFIFSNTDFTVEGLFKQTGIIRAETLEELLDDVLLAYACDFLSDSNDVSIVSNSVGANLMAIDTFEANNLTLDRVVYIEEPNIELYKNALFDVLSNSKSYYIEVIFAPPQEISYEFLDNFLNEILYTVNSIEHNKTVVVNVLSYLQNKNRVLKKDGLKKKIAVFAFVERSLRALGKLIWYANYKQKSEIYPQDLQNFNIKEARNYIRELLTSMKTYQLTQIEVGSFFGMLGIKGIKIEEEGLYNISMGAAYDKLFGAIMGISYYLYGVNIAYESPIVRVLPLTLLDIEEVINLIDKKNKLKMHTREKLSDLFIRLSEAFLHIPEIKQLDLPNLVVSTDGFYYAKAIIKAKKDDANLRSFTINF; the protein is encoded by the coding sequence ATGAAAAAGCAGATTTTAAAAGATGGAACATTATGTAGTATAAGAAAGGTTAAAGTAACAGAAAAAGAAAAAATAAGAGAACTGTTTTTACAGACTTCACCAGAAAGCCGCTACTATAGATTTTTTGGTGCAATTAATCATCTAGATGATAAATTGTTAGATTCAATGGTAAAAAATGACGCCTATAATGTTTCTTTGGTTTGCATCGTCAAAGATAATATAGTTGGAATTGCTAATTATTATAGTGCTAATTATGATTTGCAATCTGCTGAAGTTAGTTTTTTGGTTAAAGATGAATTTCAAGGCAGAGGCATTGGCACGCTGTTGCTCGAAGAGTTAGCAAAGCATGCATGGCTTAGGGGTATTAAAGAGCTAGAGGCAATTGTATTGGCAGACAATTGCAATATGATTGGCGTTTTTAAAAACAGCGGTTTTGAGCTTGTGCATGAAAGACTTGATTTATCTACAACTCATCTAAAGCTACCGCTTGCTAAATTCAATAAAGTAATGTCTTTGCATTTGTTGAGAGAAAAGCTCGCTACGCAAGCTTCTTTGCTAAGCGCATTTAATCCCAAAAAGATTGTTTATGTGGGAAATGAGTGTGCACTTTGGTACAATATTTACCAATCCAGGAAAGACGCTATTTTATTCACTCAAAGCAGCGATATATTAGAGAAAATACGTAATGAAAAACCTGATTTATTAGTTATAAATGTGATTGATTGCAAAAATTTACTTTACTTGCTTGAGCTAGATTCTATAAAAGTGTTGATTATTACAACAAAGCTCAATGAACCTATAAAATCCGAAGTTGTTTCTTTAATAAAAAAACAAGGCATAAGGTTAATCGGCCCAAACTCTACAGGTCTATTTTACAACACTTTGGATAACAAAATAAATATAAGTCCCATTGCACTGCCAAAAGAAGGCAGATTAGCTATTGCTACACATTCTAATTTACTAGGCATAAGCCTTGTTGGGTATTTTGGCTATATTGGTTTAGGTGTTGGTTGTTTTGTAAGTGTTGGTGATAAAATTGATGTGTCAGGCAATGACTTACTGTATTTTTGGCAGGACGATAACAATATTGATATTATTGTGTTGTATCTTGATTCTTTTGGTGATCCTATAACATTTTCGCTGCTCGCAAGAAAAATTTCTAAGCAAAAGCCAATTTTTGCTGTAAAATCAGGCAGAACACTTTTAAGCTTGGGTGCGTCAAGACATGAAGGTTTTATTTTTTCAAATACAGATTTTACAGTAGAGGGTTTGTTTAAACAAACTGGTATCATTAGAGCAGAGACGTTAGAAGAGCTATTGGATGATGTACTGCTTGCATATGCATGCGATTTTTTGTCTGATTCAAATGATGTATCGATAGTATCAAATTCTGTTGGTGCAAATCTAATGGCGATCGACACATTTGAAGCAAATAATTTGACTTTGGATAGAGTTGTCTATATAGAGGAACCTAATATTGAGTTATACAAAAATGCTTTATTTGATGTTTTGTCAAATTCAAAATCCTACTACATTGAGGTAATTTTTGCGCCACCTCAAGAAATCAGCTATGAGTTTTTGGATAATTTTTTAAATGAAATTTTATATACTGTAAACTCTATAGAACATAATAAAACAGTAGTTGTTAATGTACTTTCTTATCTTCAAAACAAAAACAGAGTATTGAAAAAAGACGGCTTAAAGAAAAAAATTGCAGTGTTTGCTTTTGTAGAACGCTCTTTGAGGGCTTTGGGCAAGCTTATTTGGTATGCGAATTACAAGCAAAAATCAGAAATTTATCCACAAGATTTACAAAACTTTAATATTAAAGAAGCGCGCAATTATATACGGGAATTATTGACAAGTATGAAAACATATCAACTTACCCAAATTGAGGTAGGGTCGTTTTTTGGTATGCTGGGCATAAAAGGTATCAAAATCGAAGAAGAAGGCCTTTACAATATTAGCATGGGTGCTGCCTACGATAAGTTATTTGGTGCGATTATGGGTATTTCTTATTATTTGTATGGGGTTAATATTGCATATGAGTCACCTATTGTTAGGGTTTTGCCTTTAACACTACTTGACATCGAAGAAGTAATAAATCTAATAGACAAAAAGAATAAGCTAAAAATGCATACCAGGGAAAAATTGAGTGATTTATTTATCAGGTTGAGTGAGGCATTTTTACACATACCAGAAATTAAACAGCTTGATTTGCCAAACTTAGTTGTATCTACAGATGGATTTTATTATGCTAAAGCTATTATAAAAGCAAAAAAGGATGATGCAAACTTAAGAAGTTTTACTATTAACTTTTAG
- a CDS encoding amino acid-binding protein, with product MDYKITQISVFIENKKGRFYNVTKILKENNINIRALNLADTNDFGILRFCVDKPEAAYEALKKEHFIVKKNEILATLMEDRPGGLMDLLKIVNEADLNIEYVYTFVNAKDSHAVILFKFESIDEAYEKLKNKIHFLDQQYFMQN from the coding sequence ATGGATTACAAGATAACTCAAATTTCTGTATTTATAGAAAATAAAAAAGGTAGGTTTTATAATGTTACAAAAATACTAAAAGAAAATAATATAAACATAAGAGCCCTAAATTTGGCAGATACTAATGATTTTGGTATCTTGAGATTTTGTGTCGACAAACCAGAAGCAGCATACGAAGCTTTAAAAAAAGAACACTTTATTGTCAAAAAAAATGAAATTTTAGCAACTTTAATGGAAGATAGGCCTGGTGGCTTAATGGATTTACTTAAAATTGTAAATGAAGCTGACCTAAATATAGAGTATGTTTATACTTTTGTAAACGCGAAAGATAGTCATGCTGTAATTCTTTTTAAATTTGAAAGTATCGACGAAGCTTATGAAAAACTAAAAAACAAAATACACTTTTTAGACCAGCAATACTTTATGCAAAACTAG